The stretch of DNA AAATCTGCTAACGCAATCAATTCCGGGATTGCAAGCTGTTTGCCAACAAAAATGGTGTCCCGAAAGATTCCGTATTCTTGTAAAAGATGTTCTGCCCGTGACCGTTCGGGACCATCACCAATTAAAAGCAAACGGGCGTCACGCTTCTGGCGGATCCGGTGAAACACTTCGACAACATCAATAATTCTCTTAACTGCCCGGAAATTCGATAAATGTGCAATGAGCGGAATGTCGCGGGCGAACGAGTGTACCTGCTTCGCCGTTTCTCCCAATGGTTTAAAAATATCGCCATCAACAAAATTGTAGATTACTTCGATCGGTCGCTGCACTTGAAACGATTTCCGGGTTTCATTGGCAAGGAAATTGGATACTGCTGTGACACCCGGTGAGCGGTCGACTCCCAGTTTCACAACCGGAAGAAAGCTGGGATCGTTCCCTACTAACGTGATATCGGTACCATGAAGCGTTGTGATGTAAGGGAGTTTATTCTTGAGAATTTCACCGGCGAGCAGAGCGCTTATGCTATGCGGGATCGCATAATGCACATGTAACAGATCAAGCGATTGCTGCTGTGTGACCTCAACCATTT from bacterium encodes:
- the bshA gene encoding N-acetyl-alpha-D-glucosaminyl L-malate synthase BshA, whose protein sequence is MSEKKKLRIGVSCYPTYGGSGVLATELGMEMARRGHEIHFITYQFPHRLALFSPNIFYHEVEQFEYPLFEFYPYSMALASKMVEVTQQQSLDLLHVHYAIPHSISALLAGEILKNKLPYITTLHGTDITLVGNDPSFLPVVKLGVDRSPGVTAVSNFLANETRKSFQVQRPIEVIYNFVDGDIFKPLGETAKQVHSFARDIPLIAHLSNFRAVKRIIDVVEVFHRIRQKRDARLLLIGDGPERSRAEHLLQEYGIFRDTIFVGKQLAIPELIALADLFLLPSETESFGLAALEAMCCEVPVLAYRVGGLPEVIESGVTGFLLDLGDIDSMAEAGIELLEQPERRQAMGKAGRIHSLSHFGKKEIVDQYEAFYYQTV